The Streptomyces nitrosporeus genome includes a window with the following:
- a CDS encoding lytic polysaccharide monooxygenase auxiliary activity family 9 protein — MRKRASAAVVGLAIAGVSMFATGSASSHGYTDSPISRQKLCANGTVSGCGAIQWEPQSVEGPKGFPAAGPADGKICAGGNSGFAALDDPRGGNWPATQVTGGQGYSFRWQFTARHATSDFRYYITKNGWDSTKPLTRAALESQPFMTVPYGNQQPPSTLVHQGSMPTQKSGKHVILAVWNVADTPNAFYACSDVKFS; from the coding sequence ATGCGGAAAAGGGCAAGCGCGGCTGTTGTGGGCCTCGCCATCGCAGGCGTCTCCATGTTCGCCACCGGCAGCGCCAGCAGCCACGGCTACACCGACTCCCCGATCAGCCGTCAGAAGCTGTGCGCCAACGGCACCGTGAGCGGCTGCGGAGCCATCCAGTGGGAGCCGCAGAGCGTCGAGGGCCCCAAGGGCTTCCCGGCGGCGGGACCGGCCGACGGCAAGATCTGCGCCGGCGGGAACAGCGGCTTCGCCGCGCTCGACGACCCCCGCGGTGGCAACTGGCCCGCCACGCAGGTCACCGGCGGCCAGGGCTACAGCTTCCGCTGGCAGTTCACCGCCCGCCACGCCACCAGCGACTTCCGCTACTACATCACCAAGAACGGCTGGGACTCCACCAAGCCGCTGACCAGGGCGGCCCTGGAGTCGCAGCCGTTCATGACGGTGCCCTACGGCAACCAGCAGCCCCCTTCGACGCTGGTCCACCAGGGCTCCATGCCCACCCAGAAGTCCGGTAAGCACGTCATCCTGGCCGTCTGGAACGTCGCCGACACCCCCAACGCGTTCTACGCGTGCTCGGACGTGAAGTTCTCCTGA
- a CDS encoding IclR family transcriptional regulator, whose product MALKPEPKAPFHSVQYALRVLESVSTHGDGVTEERLSRETGLPVGHLAPLLLTLRREGYVEQVADGAYVAGSAFAELGSGATRRKAMEARLQRTLTQLRDSVGAAVYVSRYVDGEVRITQVADGPRTPAVNEWVDFRAAAHASAIGKCLLTQLDQNGRRDHLSRHRTARLTSRTITSEKVLFSKLDSQPATVPVLDIQEYAVGTVCAAVPLTAGSSAGCLALSLPIEDAHRLRSAAATLNRRAAPLLLSMAL is encoded by the coding sequence GTGGCGTTGAAGCCCGAGCCGAAGGCGCCGTTCCACTCGGTGCAGTACGCCCTGCGCGTACTGGAGTCCGTGTCCACGCACGGTGACGGTGTGACCGAGGAGCGGCTCTCCCGCGAGACGGGGCTCCCCGTCGGGCATCTCGCGCCCCTCCTGCTGACCCTGCGCCGTGAGGGGTACGTCGAGCAGGTCGCCGACGGCGCCTATGTCGCCGGGTCCGCCTTCGCCGAGCTCGGGTCCGGGGCCACCCGCCGCAAGGCGATGGAGGCACGCCTCCAGCGGACGCTCACGCAGCTGCGGGACTCGGTCGGCGCGGCGGTCTACGTCAGCCGGTACGTCGACGGAGAGGTCCGCATCACGCAGGTGGCCGACGGCCCGCGTACCCCCGCCGTGAACGAGTGGGTGGACTTCCGCGCCGCGGCGCACGCCAGCGCGATCGGCAAGTGCCTGCTCACCCAGCTCGACCAGAACGGCCGGCGGGACCATCTCTCCCGGCACCGGACGGCCCGGCTCACCTCGCGGACGATCACCAGCGAGAAGGTGCTCTTCTCGAAGCTGGACAGCCAGCCGGCGACGGTCCCGGTGCTCGACATCCAGGAGTACGCGGTGGGCACGGTCTGCGCGGCGGTCCCGCTGACGGCCGGGTCGTCGGCGGGCTGCCTGGCGCTCTCCCTGCCGATCGAGGACGCGCACCGGCTGCGCTCGGCGGCGGCGACACTGAACCGCCGGGCCGCGCCGCTCCTGCTGTCGATGGCGCTCTGA